The following are from one region of the Oscarella lobularis chromosome 3, ooOscLobu1.1, whole genome shotgun sequence genome:
- the LOC136184893 gene encoding FHF complex subunit HOOK interacting protein 2A-like, with protein sequence MFSRVSSFVRQAAEVLAPSSLSPRDEFRSHWKGITTLLIESKDDRVPVQETKIPKNLTKMLTLLIDEDKHYGDNTGPCLEFLLQHKILETLFTLGRGDTPPGMKTQVLRFFSTLLTSIKHPLLPQVHVHKPVQRLIKCCGNVTAGPTELEEVDFLLTLCQKFRSDSSLANFFLETYSSVSPGPNQKSKPVFRFHLLSALLELSSSADVSVAMKAYEGLIVCVSLPEETVALAIANNSKYCQQVVQHLAVRFTALPSTLDDIDIARVTAKWGFNLANDFDWGDAPKPSAVQHIEYLLQWLDYINQVMKLAHPIISNRIAQNIQKDFLENLIIPKILQPNEEGALTSIAYISRMLECIDAGTLVEAFATFFIGNDVAVPEERRATAHQLRHKLIQKCDHMSDELSIAYMQFFSVLLSLPCQQIITNLVTRNLNGRLYNAVATSNDLVYLSDKDMYKKYGLLAPDGKVPLSPQSKTEFPEDLGSPPPPPDSATSPSPSEDDAAEALGFRFSPVPVQTQAQSSSDAESRASSSVSASTIATVGTMVSGGHRDEGEIEFKALIRRTGGGVLIRDLARMRIVCSEDDVEKLVDRFLSILPEDVASTSPVSDTMTFEAYMADASREVSSCFAMCSFWQREEPPDDERSEFYEGFFLDMLLNRLQRLLDQPYEVNLVLTRLLIQISRFPHPTIHEYLFDANVQLAPNSRSVFSILCQLCVDIAQKRQKLPDFVQSFAEARQRLTSQESTGIQSSPNHALFDNVVLLEEFSKELAATLYTKSMVSLQEA encoded by the exons ATGTTCAGCCGGGTTTCGTCGTTTGTTCGTCAAGCGGCCGAAGTG CTtgctccgtcgtcgttgtcgccgcgAGACGAGTTCAGGTCGCACTGGAAGGGAATTACGACGCTTCTCATCGAATCGAAAG ATGATCGGGTTCCTGTTCAAGAGACGAAAATACCGAAAAATTTAACAAAAATGTTGACACTGTTGATAGACGAAGACAAGCACTATGGAGATAACAcg GGACCTTgtcttgaatttcttctaCAGCATAAAATACTTGAGACTCTTTTTACATTAGGTCGTGGCGAC ACTCCGCCTGGTATGAAGACTCAAGTTCTGAGATTTTTCAGTACTCTGCTCACCAGTATCAAGCATCCCCTTCTGCCTCAAGTCCACGTCCATAAACCTGTTCAA AGACTTATCAAGTGTTGTGGCAATGTCACTGCTGGGCCAACCGAATTGGAAGAAGTCGACTTTCTCCTTACGTTGTGTCAGAAAtttcgaagcgattcgagtctagcgaatttctttctcgaa ACTTATTCTTCGGTTTCACCTGGACCCAATCAGAAATCCAAACCCGTTTTTCGATTTCATTTGCTGTCCGCTTTATTGGAGTTGAGCAGTAGCGCT GATGTTTCCGTTGCTATGAAAGCTTATGAAGGCCTCATTGTCTGCGTGTCTCTTCCCGAGGAAACGGTCGCTCTTGCCATCGCCAATAATTCCAAGTATTGCCAGCAAGTG GTTCAACATCTGGCTGTTCGCTTCACTGCATTACCATCTACGTTAGATGACATAGATATTGCCCGTGTCACAGCAAAATGGGG ATTCAATTTGGCGAATGATTTCGACTGGGGAGACGCGCCTAAACCGAGTGCGGTTCAGCATATTGAGTATCTTCTACAGTGGCTTGATTATATTAATCAAGTCATGAAATTGGCGCATCCA ATTATATCTAACCGCATTGCACAAAACATTCAGAAAGATTTCCTTGAAAACTTGATCATACCAAAAATCCTCCAACC CAATGAAGAGGGAGCTTTAACATCTATAGCGTACATAAGTCGCATGCTAGAATGTATAGATGCTGGCACTTTAGTAGAAG CTTTTGCTACCTTTTTTAttggaaacgacgtcgccgtgccAGAAGAACGTCGTGCAACGGCGCACCAATTGCGTCACAAGCTAATACAAAAGTGCGACCACATGTCGGACGag ttgagCATTGCTTACATGCAATTTTTCTCTGTGCTGCTCTCGCTGCCATGCCAACAGATTATCACCAACTTGGTCACGCGAAATCTGAACGGTCGATTGTACAACGcagtcgcgacgtcgaacgaccTCGTCTATCTGTCGGACAAAGATATGTATAAGAAATACGGCCTTCTTGCACCTGACGGCAAAGTTCCCCTATCGCCGCAATCGAAGACGGAATTTCCCGAAGATCTCGGctcgccaccgccgccgccggacaGCGCCACCAGCCCGTCGCCGtcagaagacgacgccgccgaggcGCTGGGGTTTCGTTTTTCGCCCGTTCCCGTGCAGACTCAAGctcagtcgtcgtcggacgccgagagtcgagcgtcgtcgagcgtgAGCGCGAGTACGATTGCCACCGTAGGGACGATGGTGAGCGGGGGTCATCGCGACGAGGGGGAGATCGAGTTCAAGGCGTTGATTCGTCGCactggcggcggcgttctgATTCGCGATTTGGCTCGAATGCGAATCGTTTGCTCGGAGGACGACGTGGAGAAACTCGTGGATCG GTTTTTGTCCATTCTGCCTGAggacgtcgcgtcgacgtctcctGTTTCCGATACAATGACTTTTGAAGCGTACATGGCAGATGCGTCTCGTGAG GTGAGCTCTTGTTTTGCTATGTGTTCCTTCTGGCAACGTGAGGAGCCACCAGATG ACGAACGATCTGAATTCTACGAGGGCTTCTTTCTTGACATGCTTCTAAATAGGCTCCAGCGTCTCCTCGATCAA CCATACGAAGTCAATCTCGTACTGACGAGACTCCTTATACAAATCAGTCGCTTTCCGCACCCCACAATACACGAATACCTCTTCGACGCAAACGTCCAGCTTGCTCCGAATTCGCGCAGCGTCTTCTCAATTCTCTGTCAA CTTTGCGTCGACATCGCTCAGAAGCGTCAAAAATTGCCTGATTTTGTTCAATCGTTCGCCGAAGCGAGACAAAGATTGACGTCCCAGGAATCAACAGGCATTCAGAG CAGCCCCAATCACGCCCTGTTCGACAACGTCGTCCTTTTAGAGGAATTTTCTAAG GAATTGGCCGCGACTCTGTACACGAAATCAATGGTATCATTGCAAGAAGCATAA
- the LOC136184922 gene encoding protein D2-like: protein MAMDCGYLRFFLFFAGLWTATAIPEGCSNPPLAVTYMGSLSVNCGSPIILEMTSEQPVVQWATADKNAFYTLVMGDPDAPSHSNPTLAWYRHWLVGNVMGSDLIEGSVSGGDQLTSYVGPSPPSGSGYHRYFFYLFRQSGKIAFKSEPSSRAHFDPDKFASEYNLGEPIAANFFIAERSDYNLY from the exons ATGGCCATGGATTGCGGGTATCTGcgcttcttcctctttttcgcCGGGTTgtggacggcgacggcaattccGGAAGGGTGCAGCAATCCACCGCTAGCCGTCACCTACATGGGAAGTCTAAGCGTCAATTGCGGGAGCCCGATTATCCTCGAAATGACGTCCGAACAACCCGTCGTCCAATGGGCAACAGCCGATAAA AACGCTTTCTATACATTGGTGATGGGCGATCCCGATGCGCCGAGCCACTCGAATCCAACTTTAGCCTGGTACCGTCATTGGCTCGTCGGAAATGTCATG GGTAGCGATCTGATTGAGGGGAGCGTTTCTGGCGGTGATCAACTCACTA GTTATGTTGGCCCGAGTCCTCCTTCTGGTTCTGGATATCATCGCTATTTCTTCTATCTGTTCAGACAAAGCGGGAAGATTGCTTTTAAGTCGGAACCATCGTCTCGCGCCCATTTTGATCCGGATAAATTTGCCAGCGAGTACAACTTGGGGGAGCCGATTGCagcgaattttttcatcgCCGAGAGATCCGATTACAATTTGtactaa